The window AAATTTTTCAAAATACATAATTTCAGAGAGATCATTATGCAGTAgctacattttaaatttttctaGTAGTTCAGTTTAATTTGTTTGCAGCAGggttgcaaaaaaacaaacaaacaaccaagaaaaaaaacatacctgcggctcatctttttttcttgctcCTCTTCAATGGGCTCTGCCACTTTCTCTCCACCCTTTTCCTTCTTTAGCTTTTTACTTATGAGCTCTCTgatcttctctttcttctccgGGTCATATTCCTCATCTGTGTCCATGTCATCCtcaacatcatcatcagccTCGTCACCTGACTGGAGAAACACATCAAACACTTAATGTTGATACTTCGCCTCTGAGTGCAAATGGAGGAAaatctaaaagacttaccaAAGCTGCATCACCAGATGCAgatgcttttttcttcttaccCCTGTGAGCAGAGCCAACATAGGTTCAGACTTTTTAAtaattcaaatttaaaaaggaaattaaaatagTTTTATAACTATTAATGAATTACTTATCAACTGCTGGAACAGAGCTCAGTCTGGGATCATCTTTCAAAAGGTCATGGCTGCTTTTGCTTTTACCCTTGAAtgtctatttaaaaaaagaaaagaaaagaaaagaaaagaaaaatgcccaGACAACAGTTATTTACATGTCTATGTACTTTTTGAAATTTCTTAATATTTCTAATATACACCTAGATATGATGTGTGAGTGGCACAAGAGTAAATGTCAGAGGTGCCCACATATAATGGTTTTATGATCCAGTACCTGGCTGACTTGGTTCACCATCTCCTCATCTTCTTCAGCTTCCTCTCCAAAtgataaaagactgaaattccTGCAAAACACACCAACATGGGTAATTGCGGGGAAATAACATATTGTTATAAATCTTTATCAATAACATTATTGgcactaaaaataaattaaacatgtAGCAAACAGAAATGAGTTTAAAGAGGACCTATTAAACTTTTTACCTCTAGTTCAGGCTATCATTCAGGTTCTTCAAAGAGAAGAACAGGAAGTGTTGCGACCTAGACTAACAGTATGAGGCCAAATATACTGGACCAAACCTGCCAATCTTTGcattcaggtgttttaagtCACATTGCCACAGGTGTATGTGAGCCATGCAGTCTGACTTcacaacatttgtgaaagaatggtcACTCTAAAAAGCTTCATGACACGGAGCATAGACCTGAATTAGGATCAGCAAGttagtttgtgaaatttcttccaTCCAAGATATTCCATGATCAATTGTAAGTGGCATTATTCCAAAGAGGAAGGctttaggaaccacagcaactcaATCACAGCGTGGCAGACCATATAAAGTTACTGAGATGCTGAGGCACAATGCATGTAATCATCAATGCTCTGCTGACCTAGAAACTACAGAGTTCTCAGCCTCACATCAGCACAATTATGACGTGCTACTGGCTTCGTGGCATGGGTTTCAATGGCCGAtcagctcctgtaggtgtaacGTGTAAGTAGCCAGACACTTTTGTCAATATAGTGTATAAACCAGggccaaagtttcaaataataataataataataataataatgaggtTAGCACAGGTACAATAAATCCCTAGGAGCCAAGAGACCAAAAGCAGAGGTTTCATATTGACCTAAACAATCTGTGTGAATAAattgttttctaacattttaaCACCAACATGTACACAAAACACCAAAGATCAGGGATAACAGCACATACACCAATCAGGCATTATGGccacctgcctaatattgtgttggtccCTGACTCGACAAGACTCCTGAAGGTGTGCTATGGTATCTGGCACCATGATGCTAGCAACAGATCCTCTAAATAGAATTTGGATGCCAAGTCAGCACTTAAAACTCACTGTTGTGCTTCTTGTCCTCAAaccatttttgaaaaatgaaagaGGCCTGATTGTAGGTGTAATGCAGGTAAATGATGCACATCCACGCAattcatcagaccaggccaCCTTCTTCCATTGCTCTGTAGTTCAGTACTACTGCTTGGCGCTTTCTTTGGTGGACAGGGGTCAGCATGGGCATGCTGACTGGTCTGTGCCTATGCatacacaacaaactgtgatgTACTGTGTATTCtgattctatcagaaacagcaATACATTTTTGGCAGTTTGAGCTACAGTATCTCAACTGTTGGATTGAAACACGGGCCAGCCGTCACTCCCCAGGCGCCTCAATAAGCCTTATAAGCCATGACACTGACCACTCcatatttttcctgcttctaacatCAATTGGGGGGAAAAAGTTAATTTTCTGCCTAACATATCTCACCTACTAACATgtgccatgatgaagagataatcagtgtgACCACTGTCAGTGTTATGCCTGATCGGTGTATGAGAAGCATAAACAGCAGCTACAGTGGacactttcactgtttgtaaacACTTGATTTCACTTCAGAATAACTTTGTGGTCTATGACCTCTGTAGTCTTCTGGCAGGTGCTAAGCTAAAGGAGCAACAACACTGGGGGTAGCTAAAAAAGTTGGCATATAGAATGGGTTGCCTTAAAGGTTCAACCTTTTTTACATAAATGATGAACCATAGACCAAGGCTCAGTATAAGACTCAGTATAAGACAAATGAGTAATATTTTatactgtgaatcatgcaaagctactctagtaaagtgcaagaaaatatatatctatatatagatatggAAATGAGCATAATATATTCCCTTATGTACAAAAATGCAGGTGCTCCTAGGTACAGTCTTGATCTTGTTTCAATCAGAAAGACAGATGAAGGCCGAGCACTCACTTTGTGGCTTTTGACTGTGATTTCTTCGTCTCTTCTTTATCCTTCTCCTTTTTGAGTTTCTTTATTTCACGAGGTATGATGTCATCAAATGGAGAATGTAACACCTAggagagacaaaaagaaaagcctAAATTACAGAAGCTAGATAAACATATTGCTGAGCAGGTAAAATACAATGAACTAAAATACCTCAGCAGATTTGATCTTGTGAGGATTCAGAGGTCTTTCCTCACCATCACACTCAACTTCTGCTAATCTGAGCATGTTATACACGGTGTCTCCAGTGACCTGGAGTGGGGATTGCAGAAAATAGAAATGGTCAGGCACACTCTTATCACTCTTAGCACATCCTGCCTGGGGAAAACACCACTCATCTTGGTATATTCATATATTCATTGAAGACAGCATTCAATCATGAATACAGATAGAGAATAAGTCATCATGTTCTTACAGATTTACCTTGCCAAATATGGTATGTTTATTGTTGAGTTCATCTGCACGTCCCAAGGTGAGAAAAAACTGACTGCCATTGTCATGTGGCCCTGCATTTGCCATGGCAACCAAACCCCTCCGATTGAAGCGCAACCTAGAGTGAAACTCATCCTGAAAGGCAAAAGAAAGTTTAGAATACATCGTATTTTAGTGTCACCTGCTCATAGGAATTAGAAATCCACttcagaattaaaaataaaatgagaagaaaagcaGCCTCACCTTGAATGGTCTGCCATAGATGGACTCTCCGCCTGTCCCTGTCCCTGTAGGATCTCCCCCCTGAACGATGAAATCAGGCACCACTCTGTGGAACACTGTACCATCATAATAACCTAGAAGATCAAGACATACTGTATACTAAAAAACAATAAGGCAACAACAGGTCCCTCAAGAAATCTGAGCCAACAAGGACATTTAAATAAAGACAGTGCTCAGCTGAATATAGTTTCTGGGATTAAAAAAAGTCTTATGTACACTCATAGCAGCCATTTCTCTGCTTACAAGtgaacaacccccccccccccccccccctcccaaaatgacTGCTAACATTTAAGAATTATATAAGTAACTATGTATAACTCTCaacatttattcacattttactcCATCAATAATCTTCAAATTAAGATAAAAATATGACACTTACACGCATCATGGCCTAATACTTAAAGAGGCTAGTTTTACCAAACCAATATATTTTAAGGGCACGCCTGGAATAATTCGGCCTAATTTAGCGCAAACTGAATTTGACGTTGTTCTCCAGTGGTTTCTGCACTTCCTTAGTGAATTCTTACCTTCCATGCACAGCTGCACGAAGTTCCTGCATGCTTTAGGAGCCTCCTTGGACCACAACTCAATGTCAATATCACCTGCTGTTGTCTTTAACAGGACCTGCGAAAAGACCACGAAATTATACATTCAGAGCTAAACAGTGTTAGGAGTGGCTAGCTATCGGTACCTACAAATCCGCAACAATATGCACGAAAAAACTGAAGTTCAAATTGTAAACTGGCGCTTACCTTCCCATTTGTTGGTGGCTCTTGAATGTAAATGTTGCTCATCCTGCCGCTacgtttctgtgttttgttagcagaataaaaaatatattctcaCACGATCTGAACTTTAGGTTCCTCGAAAATACAGATAGTAAAGTTTGTTACAGTAGGTAACTTTAAATGTGATACATTTCACATTTCACTCTTTACAGCCATATTGGCAATACATGAGTTGATTGTTTACTTCCGAGAACATAGGGGGTTTCGGTTTAATTATTGATTTTCTGTTCCGTTTTTTTCAAAGAACGtcacttaatttgtttttatctgtttccaaaaaatacataaaaaacttTTATTCGCACGTGAATCAAACTCCGAGAGTGTTGATGACAAAACAATCCAAAACAAGCTAGGCACTTCACCCCGAGAAACAGATTTTTGGATCGCTCCTAGTGCGCTATCACAACAGCCCCCCTGGAAACAACAAGTTCCGTGTAATTACAGCGTAATCTCATTAATCCTAATAATTATGCATTCTTGAGAAAAAGTGAGACACATAACATGTTGTTTATAATTAATAATTGTAGAATTTTAGCAACTTGGacttgaaacaaaaacaactgcacAAAGAAATCAGAGATTTAGGCGCTGAACGGAAGTACCGTATTTACGGAAGGACCACACGGGCGATCACGGCAATGGCGGCTACTGAAAAGAATGTGGAACTGAAGCGCAAAGTAGAAGATGATCATGATGGGGATGGGGACGAAGAAGATGCCGAGTGGGTTGGACCCATGCCAAGCGAAGCcacaaaggcaaagaaaaggaaaggtgGGATTCTGGCTGTTCATTCGGCACACTGGCAGCTTTTTGCGACTGCTCTCTAATCACTGCTAATAAAGCGCCAAACGCCGTCCGTTaacttctgtgtgtgtttgtttctctcaGTACTCGAGTACGAGCGTGTCTATCTGGACAACCTCCCGTCGGCTGCAATGTATGAACGGAGCTATATGCACAGGGACGTCATCACACACTTAGTTTGTACAAAGTAAGTCAGCAGCTACAAGGTAACTTTCCTTTATACGTGTGAGGAAGCTTTTCCACTTTACAGCACTACTCACTTACATCCAGCTTATTAAACCACCTTAATAAAAGCGATGCAATGTTAAAATGCCTAAACTATCAATTATTAGTATTGCCAGCATACCTCATATTCCAGGATTTTCTTTGTGCTGATTCAGTGTTAGCATTCATGCTTGTTCCAAcgtaatatgtaaaaaaaaaagtcaacctaaAATGGTGACGTTTATGATACCATCACCTAGGAAATCTAAACGAAGCACCAGAATTTAGTAATTCTTTTATTTAAGAGTGGGCAGCCgttttaataattattattgaTGTATTTTCTATCATTCCAGTGACAAGTCATGTCAATTTCCTGCAGCCTTCTGTTTATAGAGGAACCTTGCAGGCTGTATTACATGTTATTAGTTGGTTGTGTCTGTTCATTGTTTGAAAAGCCACTGAGTGCTGTATCTGTAATAACAATGAAGTTCCATCAGCTGATATAAGCTGTGTTGTTTGCTGTTGACCTGTGAGCTTGTAAGATGACATTTTATCATCAGTAATGGCTAACATTTATCTGTTGGGTCTTATCACTTTTAGCCTGAAAgtgtattattgtattattatctGTTTCCCTGGCATAAATTGAATGACAAAACCCCCAGAACAAAACaggcaaacaaagaaaaactttgatgCATCCATATTCGCAatcctgatttttttattttctctttacttCAAATAAAGATTGTCTAACTCCATCAGTGGATGGGAAAAGTGGGCTGAAGCTGAAATAACGCCATAACATTGTGCTGTTTCAGGACAGACTTCATCATCACTGCCAGCCAGGATGGCCATGTCAAATTttggaagaagaaggaggatgAGGGGATAGAGTTTGTCAAACACTTTCGAAGTCATCTCGGTATGAACTTAATTTGTGATAACTTCTTTTTAACATTCTGAGTGGCACTGGACTGAGAGGAGGTTATGGAGACCCGGTGCATTGTATCTTATAATATGTCTTTAATGAGTGAAAAGGATGTGTATAAACACTGTTCTTGCTTTTTGCCCAGGTGTGATAGAAAGCATTGCGGTCAGTGCGGAAGGGGCCCTTTTCTGTTCCGTTGGTGATGATCAGGCCATGAAAGTATTTGACGTGGTCAATTTTGACATGATCAATATGCTGAAGTTGGGGTGAGTCTAAATGAAGATTTTCTGGCTAGACACAATAATGTTTTTACTGCTGATAGATTTGGAGTGCAAGTTCTCCTTTAATTTGATTGGTTTCTCTACTGTGATCTGTCTATATGTAGCTTTCATCCAGGCCAGTCTGAGTGGATCTATAATCCTGGAGATGCCATCTGCACAGTAGCCTGCTCAGAAAAGTCCACAGGGAAGATCTTCATCTATGATGGCAGGGGAGGCAACGACCCCCTCCATGTCTTTGACAAAATGCACTCCGCACCGCTTTCCCAAATCCGCCTGAATCCCAAGTTTCGAGTCATTGTGTCTGCTGACAAAGCGGGAATGCTGGAGTACTGGACAGGCCTTCCAAATGAATTCAAGTTCCCCAAACATGTGGATTGGGAATACAAAACGGACACTGACTTGTATGAATTTGCAAAACACAAAACCTATCCCACCAGCCTTGCCTTTTCCCCCGATGGGAAGAAGATGGCCACCATCGCTTCTGATAGGAAAGTCAGGATCTTCCGATTCCTAACAGGAAAACTAATGCGAGTGTTTGATGAATCATTAACGGTAACCTGCCATTCACCTTTCAGCCTGGATCATTGCTAGGGTTATGAATTTTGCACACCAATCACAGCTGCTATATGTGTGTTAGATGTTCACAGAGCTGCAGCAGATgagacagcagcttcctgacATGGAGTTTGGGAGGCGGATGGCTGTGGAGAGAGAACTAGAGAAGGTGGATGGTATCCGGCTGGCAAACATCATCTTTGATGAGACTGGCCACTTTGTTCTGTATGGGACCATGCTGGGCATCAAGGTCATCAATGTGGAAACCAACAGGTATGCTCACAAATGAAGGTGGAGACTGAATCACAGTTGTGTTTcgtaataaaataatgtttaagAGATGTAAATGAGTATTTTAATTGTAGTATACAAACTAATGAAATCAAATGTGATAACGTCACCACTTCACATACAGAGTTATATAGACATATAACTCCCGAGCCCTGTGTTTCTTGTTTTCTAGATGTGTGCGGATCCTTGGGAAGCTAGAGAACATCCGTGTGGTTCAGCTGAGTTTGTTCCAAGGTGTTGCAAAGGCCATGCAAGTGGCACCCACTGTGGAGATGAAAGCTTCTGACAACCCTGCCTTACAGAACGTAGAGCCTGACCCAACCATCTTCTGTAGTGCTTTTAAGAAGAACCGCTTTTACTTGGTGAGACAGAAAGGCATTCATTTCAAAGTGACAGTGCTGCATTTTTTCCTATCTTACTATAAGTTTTTTGTCGTCTCTTTTTGAAGTTTTCGAAGAGAGAACCAGAGGATACCAAGAGCGCCGATTCAGACAGAGACATCTTTAACGAGAAGCCCTCAAAAGAAGAGGTGATGGCCGCCACGCAGGCCGAGGGCCCCAAGAGAGTGTCTGACAGTGCCATCATCCACACCACTATGGGAGACATTCACATCAAGCTTTTCCCTGTGGAGTAAGTCCTCAGTGTGAATGCTTTTGGCTCCTCCTTTCACTTTAGAAGACAGGAACAGAACTTTTCCTCTCTTTGGTTTTAGATGCCCCAAAACTGTGGAGAACTTCTGCGTCCACAGCAGGAATGGATACTACAATGGCCACATATTCCACAGAGTGATCAAGGTACATTGTCCTTTTTCTTTATGAAGCTTGGCGATCAACTGTGTGATTCTGGCTCTGAGTGTTTGTCTCTTTGTCGTTGACAGGGCTTCATGATTCAGACTGGAGACCCCACAGGAACAGGCATGGGAGGAGAGAGCATCTGGGGAGGGGAGTTTGAAGACGAGTTCCACGCCACACTGAGACACGACCGCCCATACACACTGAGCATGGCAAACGCAGGCCCCGGCACCAATGGCTCACAGTTTTTTATCACCGTGGTACCCACTGTAAGTAGCCCAACTAAAACCACTTTCAGACGTGTATTTTATCATTGTGTGAATAAGATGTCAATTTACTTTTCTGAAAAAGTATGACAGCTACATGTAAGATGGTGACATTACCATTTCAAACTTATAATTAGAATTATGGTAAAAAGAAGATTATATAAAGTACACCCTATATTGGTTCTAAGATTTTATTTATCAGGTCATAATAAAAAGAATTTAGGTAATTGGGTAAATTAAACATGGAATTGGTGAGGTGATGGTTAGACTTGGGCATCTTTCAGCCATTGACTTGACTGTGAACTTCTGTGTAAACCAAAgttattctagagtcaaatgtgaagccatctgtctgacagctagaGTGAAAGTGGGTTGTGCAACAGGcaaatgatcccaagcacagtgGCAAACCTACTACAGAAtgactaaaaagaaaagaatcaaggtgtttcCATGGACCACCCAAAGTCCACACCTCAACCTGCTTGAAATGTTGAAAGGTTGTATTTACCGAAGTGCTCATAACACCTAGATAATGTTTTATTACATCttgatatgtaaaaccttaaaaattactgtgcacTTTCCTTTCACCATAACTACAGATGAagtcttttttaatttatattaacACACCGTTTGCAATGCAGCAGAAAATGCAGGATTCAGCAAAGTCTGGTGTCGTTCCTGGAACAAGCAATCTTGTAATGTTGCATGTAAATGACCAAGCACAGTGTTGGGTTTCATTCTGTTTCTGTGTAACATGGCAACAGTAAACATGAATACTGTCAGGCACTCAGAGTGTAATGGAAGCCTACACAGACCTGGTGCATCAGGTGTGTGTAGGTTAAGACCTGCACATATCAGGTGTGTAAATTCATTCTTCAAGTAAAGTTGCTGACACAGAATCATTACACTGCATATCTTGATTAAATCACATTTACCAAAGTTTTCAAAATCCACAACATCACTACATGAGCCAGACTCACGGTTTAATACTCAAATTATTCTAAATGGGGGTGAAGTTAGAGATAGAATTActatagttttgttttctttttttaattatgagtttgtttgtttttatatagtttCCAATTGACTTTTTATGAATTGTTAGTTTGAGTCTTTTTGTTGTTAtatgggggattttttttcagGATAAAGATTCTGTGTTGACTCTATGCAGAGCTTACTACGCATAATGGGTAATCAGCATTTATACCCGTCTTGCTTTGCAGTTTTGGTGTCAAAACTCTAGTTAGCAAATCTCGTCCAGTCAATTTAAAAGTATGGGGAGAAAATAGTTACCAGACATGAATAGGAGTAAACAATGACATTGCAGGCTGAACAAAACCACATGTAGCTACAGTTGTCAGAAGAGCAGGGCAGGTTATTGAGTAGTTAGTGGTGTATGCTTGAGAAGGTTTGCACTTATAACATAGTTTCAGCATTGGTTTAATGCAGAAACAAAAAATCCACCTAAGTCTCGATAAATGTGCTCCAAAGCCTCATTTTGCAGGTTGTGTTGACTGATTTGATCTGACTAAGACTTAAATTTAGTTAGTTTGGGGTTAGTTCTATCCATCCATGCATTTTCTTAGCTGCTTAACAGTTGAAGGCTCTATACCCCATGGTATTCAAATGGGAAGGAGGGACTCTGAAATAGAAAGAAGAAGACCTGAGAGTGCAAatggcagcagctcagagaggtACTGTGGAGTGAGGTTTTGAATCTCCTTAAATGCGAGGAGCAAAATCTTGTAATCAAATCTGCCAGAAGTCGGTGGAGCTGCTGAAGGATGGCTGTGGTGTGACCAATGGAAGGAGTTTTGGTGATGATGCAAGCAGTGGTTGAAGTTGTATGGACATTAGAGGAagacagaaaagagagagagttagAGTAACCAAGGTGTAAACAAGGATAGCAGTACTGTTAGGTAAGACATACATATTTTTagactgtgggatgaagccagagtacccggagagaatgTGCAAACAGCATACAGGAAGGCTTCACCCAGATGCTGAATCCAAGCCCTCTCGATTTGCACCACCCTCGTTTAACTTAGTTGTGTTTTTCAAATGTCTTGATTTTTGCCTTTTATTTAACTAAAATGCTTTATATTTAGTTAAGGATAATGACCTCGGTCAGCAATGTACAACAAGTGCTTATAAGATCAACATATGTGTGATATATTTTATATGCTTCTGTTTTTCTGCAGCCCTGGCTTGATAACAAGCACACTGTGTTTGGGAGGTGCACTAAAGGCATGGAGGCAGTCCAGAGGATCTCCAATGCCAAAGTCAACCCGAAGACTGACAAGCCATATGAAGACATCAGCATTATTAACATCACCATAAAGTAATTGTATGCCTTTGTCATGTTATGTAATGTACAGCGATTTATTAAAGAATAAATGTGTCTCCAGTTTACATGTCGAAGTATCAtcgggcaagatactgaaccctgagttgccccgatgcaactgtgtgtgtgtgtgtgtgtgtgtgtgtgtgtgtgagaatgatAGAGACAAgtgctgtgtgactgtgtgaatAATATTTGTAGTAAGAAGTGCTTTGAATGTTCATcttgaggtgttttttttaactaccaGACACTTTACCAGTCGAATAAATTTATTATAGAGCATCACATTATGTATAATTTACAAAAGCCATATTCAAGTCCACTGGTAACAAAGGTTTCAATGCACTTTGTGCTTCTACGtttccaaaaaaacccaaaacaaaggGAAATGATGTCGCAAACTATGCGGCAAGGCTTTTCACAcgtgcatttttctttttgtagttgtttaaatatttttatacataAGTACAAATAGTTAACATTACATAGCAATGAATAAAGATCAAATCAAACTCAAATGATGGTTCCTCAATAACAAGACAAGTGTAAGTGTTAGGTTTAACGTTTCACTACTTTCACATTACAGAATTACTGAAGGCTGATTAACGGTGTACCATCTTAAAAGCACTCCagaaaaacaatacaaacaaaaaaaacttgtgtAGGATAGAGGAATATTTTCacgactttttttttctttcgcaTTGAGGTTAACACTCATAGTCTACTTAAGAAACAGCAGGTGGTTCATTTGCTTTCAAATGGAAACTCTGGAGCGAGGCGGCAGATGAGTGCAGTCGACAAATTCTGCGTGCAGTACACTCCACAAAACGGAGGCAGAATCGGtgcatttaaaaacttttttttaccccACAACAGCTTGTATCAAAGTAAAGTCTGCTCGTCCTGCTCATCAGTGAGCTCAGTAAACAGTTGCTTAGTAACAGAAAACACTACATTCAAACCAAACCTCACCAGCTGTGGCTTTTAAATATGTTCACACTcttaaaaacaagacaaaacaaaagactttGCACACAAAgatccaaagaaaaaaaatcagctgctATTGCTTACGGTAGATGACCAGGCAAAATCTGAACGTTAGACTGCTTGAAGCCACTATGTCCATTTGAAGTAGACCTATTATGCTTTTCCTTCCTTTCTGCTATATGTATGTTATTAGAATGGTGACATTATAATAAGTTTGGCTCTTTATGATGCCAGTGTGAGAGGATATCCTAATATGGTCATGGCAGGCATACAGTTGTGTAATGTGTAAGGGTGTGAATCAGAAGTTGACCTacacagagagaaggaaaacagccTGTTGCAGACATGTGGCAGCCAAAGAATCCTGAATTGAAATCTGTGGAAGGAAGTGGAATAACTAGAACTTCCATGGGGGAATAAAAAGCTTTCTGAAACCTTACTTTGGAGCAAAGTCCAAGTGGTGGGGCAGACTGTCACCAAAGCCCCAGTATAGATGAGTATGTAGTATTC is drawn from Pelmatolapia mariae isolate MD_Pm_ZW linkage group LG7, Pm_UMD_F_2, whole genome shotgun sequence and contains these coding sequences:
- the cwc27 gene encoding spliceosome-associated protein CWC27 homolog, with the protein product MSNIYIQEPPTNGKVLLKTTAGDIDIELWSKEAPKACRNFVQLCMEGYYDGTVFHRVVPDFIVQGGDPTGTGTGGESIYGRPFKDEFHSRLRFNRRGLVAMANAGPHDNGSQFFLTLGRADELNNKHTIFGKVTGDTVYNMLRLAEVECDGEERPLNPHKIKSAEVLHSPFDDIIPREIKKLKKEKDKEETKKSQSKATKNFSLLSFGEEAEEDEEMVNQVSQTFKGKSKSSHDLLKDDPRLSSVPAVDKGKKKKASASGDAALSGDEADDDVEDDMDTDEEYDPEKKEKIRELISKKLKKEKGGEKVAEPIEEEQEKKMSRSDELRKEARQLKKELQAIKQRKEESSKPAKVEVKEVEKKPTSEAVAEYLEGRKKYEGLKNRKLKKGSSREEQTLALLNSFKSKLSSAITEGPQEDVEELAEDDDKGWMAHVLQFDEQSRKVKDANMQDEDTFEIYDPRNPVNKRRREESKKILKEKKAKR
- the ppwd1 gene encoding peptidylprolyl isomerase domain and WD repeat-containing protein 1 codes for the protein MAATEKNVELKRKVEDDHDGDGDEEDAEWVGPMPSEATKAKKRKVLEYERVYLDNLPSAAMYERSYMHRDVITHLVCTKTDFIITASQDGHVKFWKKKEDEGIEFVKHFRSHLGVIESIAVSAEGALFCSVGDDQAMKVFDVVNFDMINMLKLGFHPGQSEWIYNPGDAICTVACSEKSTGKIFIYDGRGGNDPLHVFDKMHSAPLSQIRLNPKFRVIVSADKAGMLEYWTGLPNEFKFPKHVDWEYKTDTDLYEFAKHKTYPTSLAFSPDGKKMATIASDRKVRIFRFLTGKLMRVFDESLTMFTELQQMRQQLPDMEFGRRMAVERELEKVDGIRLANIIFDETGHFVLYGTMLGIKVINVETNRCVRILGKLENIRVVQLSLFQGVAKAMQVAPTVEMKASDNPALQNVEPDPTIFCSAFKKNRFYLFSKREPEDTKSADSDRDIFNEKPSKEEVMAATQAEGPKRVSDSAIIHTTMGDIHIKLFPVECPKTVENFCVHSRNGYYNGHIFHRVIKGFMIQTGDPTGTGMGGESIWGGEFEDEFHATLRHDRPYTLSMANAGPGTNGSQFFITVVPTPWLDNKHTVFGRCTKGMEAVQRISNAKVNPKTDKPYEDISIINITIK